The Bacteroidota bacterium genome window below encodes:
- a CDS encoding T9SS type A sorting domain-containing protein, which translates to MSAKKFKSALILLILVCCINQASAQWVQQNNPTGTFLDDVSFINDNTGWICGSGIAKTTNGGINWINLPNPESNVITNIHFIDANTGFAGSFYLWKTTNGGNNWTKALTDAGNYCDMSFINSSTGWVVSNSNGIWRTTDSGNNWTMINNQYNHTLNAISFINANTGWAAGYNGGIFKTTNGGVNWTAQTPVTTQDLYSINFSDANTGRAVGGNPGVFLRTTNGGTNWTSVAGPFNYRYDKTNFINSSIGWLSGASGIALTTDNGTSWINQTPPGSSNIAAVSYISPNTIYAVSQNVYKSTSGGFNLNAPSNLALVPVSTSQINLSWTDNSSDEEKFIIERSSDGNNWSIIDSVNADVTSYQSTGLSTDQLYYFRVYGKKIIFTSGYSSAEWIRTPMTAPTLSSPEAGTVIPYVPVLQWTTVPNAFTYTLQVASDTNFSNIVYTIIAPGLTSSPVPPANLQNSTRYYWRVKVSSLLNNSLFTPYRDFIFQNPNYGNNMSSGSNLYYFANSTSGANLSPNKPTYNWRDTTGSTYIILNGSLLGSLIAGNLDDGLFRFTNILTGNNAVRFFGNNYQTIYIGTNGIISFGTFDPQLGVNIEPPTDGLSQNNMLNAILPLWKDFNFGDADVTGRSLCIKVTSNEIIITFSKVPSYNASVDANDYVSFQTILQYTSNPVQNSKIDFVYNYDQTGSSFVSKYNNNTIYPMLVGIKGTSESAQEFQYRFFNSSFQLINSGPIFSSNLTLALGPDASLLPVELSSFTSQVNGSNVKLEWSTVNEQNNSGFDVERKTSGSNEWKKISFVNGNGTSNETHNYSYEDKIAASGKYQYRLKQIDFNGNYKYYELSNEVEIEVPKKFNLSQNYPNPFNPATKINFELPRSSNVKLSVYDITGKLASELVNEQRAAGYYTVEFNGSNFASGIYFYRIEAGEYNATKKMTLVK; encoded by the coding sequence ATGAGCGCGAAAAAATTTAAATCAGCTTTAATTCTTCTTATTCTTGTCTGCTGTATTAACCAGGCTTCGGCTCAATGGGTGCAGCAAAATAATCCTACAGGCACTTTTTTAGATGATGTTTCTTTCATTAACGATAATACCGGATGGATATGCGGCAGCGGTATAGCTAAAACTACAAACGGTGGGATTAACTGGATAAACTTACCAAACCCTGAAAGTAATGTAATTACTAATATTCATTTCATCGATGCTAATACAGGATTTGCCGGCAGCTTCTATCTCTGGAAAACTACAAACGGCGGCAATAACTGGACTAAAGCCCTTACTGATGCTGGTAACTATTGTGATATGTCTTTTATTAATTCTTCTACCGGCTGGGTAGTAAGTAACAGCAACGGTATTTGGAGGACTACTGACAGCGGGAATAACTGGACAATGATCAATAACCAATATAATCATACACTTAATGCCATTAGTTTCATAAATGCAAATACCGGATGGGCTGCCGGATATAACGGGGGAATTTTTAAAACAACTAACGGTGGAGTTAACTGGACTGCACAAACTCCGGTAACGACACAGGACCTTTATTCGATAAATTTTTCGGATGCAAATACAGGAAGAGCCGTTGGTGGAAATCCCGGCGTTTTTCTTAGAACAACTAATGGAGGAACAAACTGGACTTCTGTTGCGGGTCCTTTTAATTACCGTTACGATAAAACAAATTTTATTAATTCATCTATCGGATGGCTGAGCGGGGCTAGTGGTATTGCTTTAACCACAGATAACGGTACTTCGTGGATAAATCAAACTCCTCCCGGCAGTAGTAATATTGCTGCAGTTTCCTACATTAGTCCGAATACAATTTACGCAGTTTCACAAAATGTTTATAAATCAACATCCGGAGGATTTAACTTAAATGCTCCATCGAACCTTGCATTAGTACCTGTCTCAACTTCACAAATAAATTTAAGCTGGACTGACAATTCATCTGATGAAGAAAAATTTATAATTGAACGTAGTTCAGACGGCAACAACTGGAGCATTATAGACTCCGTAAATGCAGACGTAACTTCTTATCAAAGCACAGGTCTTAGCACTGACCAGTTATACTACTTCAGAGTATATGGTAAAAAAATAATTTTTACATCAGGATATTCGTCCGCTGAATGGATAAGAACACCGATGACTGCCCCAACGCTTTCCTCACCGGAAGCCGGAACTGTAATTCCTTATGTTCCCGTGCTGCAATGGACAACAGTGCCAAATGCATTTACTTATACATTGCAGGTTGCGAGCGATACAAATTTTTCCAATATAGTTTATACAATTATAGCTCCTGGTTTAACTTCAAGTCCGGTTCCTCCGGCTAACTTACAAAACTCAACAAGATATTACTGGAGAGTAAAAGTTTCGAGCCTGTTAAATAATAGTCTCTTTACACCATACAGAGATTTCATATTTCAGAATCCAAACTATGGTAATAATATGAGCTCAGGCAGTAACCTATATTATTTTGCAAACTCAACTTCCGGAGCAAATTTGTCTCCAAATAAACCGACTTATAATTGGAGAGATACAACAGGAAGCACATACATTATATTGAACGGCTCATTGCTGGGATCTTTGATTGCCGGTAATCTTGACGACGGATTGTTCAGATTTACAAATATTCTCACAGGCAATAATGCGGTTAGATTCTTCGGGAATAATTATCAAACAATTTACATTGGGACTAACGGAATAATTTCATTTGGAACATTTGACCCTCAGTTGGGAGTAAACATTGAACCTCCAACAGATGGACTTTCACAAAATAATATGCTGAATGCAATACTTCCATTGTGGAAAGATTTTAACTTTGGCGATGCTGATGTTACAGGAAGAAGTCTTTGCATTAAAGTTACTTCAAACGAGATAATTATTACATTCAGCAAAGTTCCAAGTTATAATGCTTCTGTAGATGCAAATGATTATGTTAGTTTTCAGACAATTTTACAATACACTTCAAACCCGGTACAAAATTCTAAAATAGATTTTGTTTACAATTATGACCAGACAGGAAGCTCATTCGTTTCTAAATATAATAATAATACAATATATCCGATGCTTGTGGGCATCAAAGGAACAAGCGAATCAGCTCAGGAGTTTCAATACAGATTTTTCAATTCATCTTTTCAGTTGATAAACTCAGGTCCCATTTTTAGTTCTAACCTTACTCTTGCATTAGGACCTGACGCTTCTCTGCTTCCCGTAGAATTATCTTCCTTCACTTCACAAGTAAACGGAAGCAATGTAAAGTTAGAATGGTCAACAGTTAACGAACAGAACAATTCCGGATTTGATGTAGAAAGAAAAACTTCGGGCAGCAATGAGTGGAAGAAAATTTCTTTTGTAAACGGTAACGGAACTTCAAACGAAACACATAATTATTCTTACGAAGATAAGATTGCTGCTTCGGGAAAATACCAGTACAGATTAAAACAAATAGACTTCAACGGTAATTACAAATATTATGAATTATCAAATGAAGTTGAAATTGAAGTGCCGAAGAAATTTAATTTATCTCAGAATTATCCTAATCCTTTTAATCCGGCAACAAAAATTAACTTCGAGCTTCCGCGCAGCTCGAATGTAAAGCTCTCTGTTTACGATATAACGGGAAAACTCGCTAGTGAACTTGTTAATGAGCAGAGAGCTGCCGGATATTATACAGTAGAATTTAACGGAAGCAATTTTGCAAGCGGGATTTATTTCTATCGAATTGAAGCCGGTGAATATAATGCAACTAAGAAAATGACATTGGTTAAGTAA
- the dnaJ gene encoding molecular chaperone DnaJ translates to MTKRDYYEILSVERTATGDEIKSSYRKLAMKYHPDRNPGNHEAEEMFKECAEAYEVLSDPTKRQRYDQFGHQGVSGGPGGFSGFTDMNDIFSHFGDIFGGGGGGSIFDEFFGGGRNQGRRRQGSGSRGSDLKINLKLTLEEIADGVEKTIKVKKFKTCDTCKGSGAKGESGYAKCTHCNGTGEVRQVSRSIFGQFVNVTMCNVCNGEGRVVKERCGDCHGEGRVKTEAEIKVNIPSGVSEGNYIPLEGQGNAGLRGGPAGDLFIHLEEEAHSIFVREEDDIYYELELSIIDAAIGADVIVPTLKGKAKLKIDAGTQPGSILKMSGKGIQRLHSDRRGDQLVRVNVHIPTKLSGKEKDILRELAKSENFKPNGKKKSEKGFFKKVFSE, encoded by the coding sequence ATGACAAAAAGAGATTACTACGAAATATTATCGGTTGAGCGAACAGCAACAGGTGATGAAATAAAAAGCTCATATAGAAAGCTTGCGATGAAATATCATCCTGATAGAAATCCCGGAAACCATGAAGCAGAGGAGATGTTTAAGGAATGCGCCGAGGCATACGAAGTTTTATCAGATCCGACAAAGAGACAAAGATATGACCAGTTCGGGCATCAGGGAGTAAGCGGAGGTCCGGGAGGATTTTCAGGCTTCACCGATATGAACGATATCTTCTCGCACTTCGGTGATATATTCGGCGGCGGCGGCGGTGGAAGTATATTCGATGAATTTTTCGGCGGAGGAAGAAATCAGGGCAGAAGAAGACAAGGCAGCGGAAGCAGAGGAAGTGATTTAAAAATAAATCTTAAGCTTACTCTTGAAGAAATTGCCGACGGAGTTGAAAAGACAATTAAAGTTAAAAAGTTTAAAACTTGTGATACATGTAAAGGCTCGGGAGCAAAAGGTGAGAGTGGATATGCGAAGTGTACTCACTGTAACGGAACAGGTGAAGTAAGACAGGTGTCTCGTTCGATATTCGGGCAATTTGTAAATGTAACAATGTGTAACGTTTGTAACGGCGAAGGAAGAGTAGTTAAAGAAAGATGCGGAGATTGCCACGGTGAAGGAAGAGTAAAAACAGAAGCTGAAATAAAAGTAAATATTCCATCGGGAGTAAGCGAAGGAAATTATATTCCGCTTGAAGGACAGGGCAATGCAGGTTTGCGCGGCGGTCCGGCAGGTGATTTGTTCATACATCTTGAAGAAGAAGCACATTCAATTTTTGTAAGAGAAGAAGATGATATTTATTACGAGCTCGAGCTGAGTATAATAGATGCTGCAATAGGCGCAGATGTTATTGTGCCGACATTAAAAGGAAAAGCTAAGTTAAAAATAGATGCAGGCACTCAGCCCGGAAGTATTTTGAAAATGTCCGGCAAAGGAATTCAGAGACTGCACTCAGACAGAAGAGGCGACCAGCTTGTAAGAGTGAATGTACATATACCGACAAAACTATCAGGTAAAGAAAAAGATATTTTAAGGGAACTTGCAAAATCAGAAAACTTTAAACCGAATGGAAAGAAAAAATCTGAGAAAGGTTTTTTTAAGAAAGTTTTCTCAGAGTAA
- a CDS encoding DUF1572 family protein, which yields MLKEVLVEFFERDLNKLKDELVAFKNEEDLWKIKGDVKNSTGNLFLHLNGNLNHFIGATLGNSGYIRERDKEFSSSNIPREKILSDLEKTTAIVMSTLRSLPEDIFEKNYPLEKHERIVKHDHMLLHLLTHLNYHLGQINYLRRLEI from the coding sequence ATGCTTAAAGAAGTTTTAGTGGAATTTTTTGAAAGAGATTTAAACAAACTGAAAGATGAATTGGTGGCTTTTAAGAATGAAGAAGACTTATGGAAAATAAAGGGTGATGTAAAAAACAGCACAGGGAATTTATTTTTACATCTTAACGGAAATCTGAATCATTTCATCGGAGCAACATTGGGAAACTCAGGATATATAAGAGAGCGAGATAAAGAATTTTCATCAAGTAATATTCCAAGAGAAAAAATTCTCTCAGATTTAGAAAAAACTACGGCAATTGTTATGAGTACGCTTCGCAGTTTACCTGAGGACATTTTTGAAAAAAATTATCCGCTGGAAAAACATGAAAGGATTGTAAAGCATGATCACATGCTTCTTCATTTGCTCACTCATCTCAACTATCATTTGGGGCAAATAAATTATTTGCGAAGACTGGAAATTTAA
- a CDS encoding T9SS type A sorting domain-containing protein encodes MKKFIPILFALFNFISLLIFTSQSPAQWEQISNGISTSQSILSFATNGTVILMGSGFNGVGTGIYSSTNNGTNWTQTVMNNRCVNSIIQYGSYFLAGTDYGAWVSENSGANWTISSINNRNVEEFTIIGNNIFAASIIDTVGIFRSANNGYTWIPTGFTNHGAVTSLAVNGNYLYAGCGNGVYLSTNNGNNFTSIGLTYKVIDCMATLGGHLYAASSYPGAGGLFHTTNNGISWSNDTAGMGSKIIYNFCVSGENLFAGTNGGIYLSTNHGTTWIKKNTGFGNYTPPIFKLFTTNNYIFAGTYGKSVWRRSYTDIIGVQNISSEIPSSFILHQNYPNPFNPSTKIRYEITKSDFVKLTVSDITGKEVEILVNENQLAGVYETEFNGGNLCSGIYYYRIETRSFIDTKKMILIK; translated from the coding sequence ATGAAGAAGTTCATTCCTATTCTCTTTGCCCTGTTCAATTTCATTTCCTTGCTTATTTTTACTTCTCAATCACCTGCACAATGGGAACAGATATCAAACGGAATCAGCACTAGTCAAAGTATATTATCTTTTGCAACTAACGGAACTGTAATTCTTATGGGTTCAGGGTTCAACGGAGTCGGCACAGGTATTTACAGTTCAACAAACAACGGTACTAACTGGACTCAGACCGTGATGAATAACAGATGCGTGAATTCAATAATTCAGTATGGGAGTTATTTTTTAGCGGGAACGGATTACGGTGCCTGGGTCAGTGAAAACAGCGGCGCTAACTGGACTATTTCATCTATTAATAATCGTAATGTCGAAGAATTTACAATTATAGGAAACAATATTTTTGCAGCTTCCATAATTGATACAGTGGGTATTTTCCGTTCTGCAAATAACGGCTATACCTGGATACCGACAGGTTTCACAAATCATGGTGCAGTTACCTCTCTGGCAGTTAATGGAAACTATCTTTATGCAGGCTGCGGCAATGGAGTTTATCTTTCAACCAATAACGGGAATAATTTTACTTCAATCGGATTGACATATAAGGTTATTGATTGTATGGCAACTCTCGGAGGACATCTCTATGCTGCTTCAAGTTATCCCGGTGCGGGCGGATTATTTCACACCACAAACAATGGAATAAGCTGGAGCAACGATACTGCAGGCATGGGAAGTAAAATAATATATAACTTTTGTGTAAGCGGCGAAAATTTATTTGCAGGAACAAACGGAGGGATTTATCTGAGCACTAATCACGGTACAACATGGATAAAGAAAAATACAGGATTTGGTAACTACACACCACCAATATTCAAATTGTTCACAACTAATAATTATATCTTTGCAGGTACATATGGCAAATCAGTTTGGCGTAGAAGTTACACGGATATAATTGGAGTGCAGAATATTTCATCTGAAATTCCGTCATCGTTTATTCTGCATCAGAACTATCCGAATCCATTTAATCCGTCAACGAAAATCAGATATGAAATTACAAAATCAGATTTTGTAAAATTAACGGTATCGGATATAACAGGGAAGGAAGTAGAAATATTGGTTAACGAAAATCAATTAGCAGGAGTGTATGAAACTGAATTTAATGGGGGAAATCTTTGCAGTGGTATATACTATTATAGAATAGAAACTAGAAGTTTTATTGATACAAAGAAAATGATTTTAATAAAATAA
- a CDS encoding beta-lactamase family protein — MKTKIFLLLFFFSASCFSQTYLDKEFDRITDSVLSVNPLIPGMLVSYVCGDFKWEKAKGYADIDKKIPMRLDNTYRIGSVTKTFTISVLLQLVDEGKVSLDDNISRFFPDIPNGENITVKMLANMRSGLYNYSESQQFDDTLTNRPSKVWSDDELIQLALKYPPYFPPDSNFHYSNTNTILIGKIIEKVTGNKWQDEIKKRIFEPLELKNTWTANGRDMIGDYSHGYMQMDSTSSKLTDVTSYYDVSWASAAGDIISDINDIKIYLRALGTGKFYSEKMREARKEWAITHGNLKYGLGMFSVSGFLGHNGGIPGFTNFSGYNPESDCSIIVVYNTQRPGADMPDELAKRLLQVAGY, encoded by the coding sequence ATGAAAACAAAAATATTTCTACTTCTTTTTTTCTTTTCCGCTTCATGTTTTTCACAAACATATCTTGATAAAGAATTTGATAGAATAACCGATTCGGTTTTATCTGTAAATCCTTTAATACCGGGTATGCTTGTATCATACGTTTGCGGTGATTTCAAATGGGAAAAAGCAAAAGGTTATGCAGACATTGATAAGAAAATCCCTATGAGACTTGATAACACTTACAGAATAGGCAGCGTCACAAAAACATTTACCATTTCTGTTCTGCTTCAGCTTGTTGATGAAGGAAAAGTATCTTTAGATGATAATATTTCGAGATTTTTCCCTGATATTCCCAATGGTGAAAATATTACAGTGAAAATGCTAGCAAATATGCGCTCGGGACTTTATAATTACTCTGAATCACAGCAGTTTGACGACACTTTAACTAACAGACCATCTAAAGTTTGGAGTGATGACGAACTGATACAGTTAGCTTTAAAATATCCGCCTTATTTTCCGCCTGACTCAAATTTTCACTATTCTAATACAAATACAATTCTCATAGGAAAAATTATAGAAAAGGTCACAGGAAATAAATGGCAGGACGAAATTAAAAAAAGAATCTTTGAACCCTTAGAATTAAAAAACACATGGACTGCAAACGGTCGGGATATGATCGGAGACTACTCTCACGGATATATGCAGATGGATTCAACTTCATCAAAACTTACCGATGTGACTTCTTACTACGATGTTTCATGGGCAAGTGCTGCCGGAGATATTATATCCGATATAAATGATATAAAAATTTATCTGAGAGCTCTGGGAACGGGGAAATTTTATTCGGAAAAAATGAGAGAGGCGAGAAAAGAATGGGCCATCACACATGGAAATTTAAAATATGGATTAGGAATGTTTTCTGTCTCGGGATTTCTGGGGCATAACGGAGGCATTCCCGGATTTACAAATTTTTCCGGATACAACCCTGAAAGCGACTGCTCTATTATCGTTGTGTATAACACTCAAAGACCCGGAGCAGATATGCCGGATGAATTAGCTAAAAGATTATTACAAGTAGCAGGATATTAA